The proteins below come from a single Dinghuibacter silviterrae genomic window:
- a CDS encoding ArnT family glycosyltransferase, which produces MEKKDAQRKVLIVMVCSLILRIVAANMTELGNDEVYYALYPRYPDWSYFDHPAMIAWVVRLLNGGHLASTAWAMRLPALVFGTINLYLAFLLGSALRSPRCGFYATLLYASSLYVSVICGVFILPDTAQSFFWLLSLLCLVRIFGKAPRAYWLLFGLFAGLSVLSKYHGVFLWAGAGLYILLRERKELANPYVYLGGLITIACFAPIIYWNQHHGWASFVYHGHRTLSHQALINWDNLLQQVLGEFFYNGLPVVALIFIAFFAFRRHPYLEKKQFVFLLCMSLPLIIFVWVLSTQRETLPHWTGPSYLSLMLLPAAWLDACVDARARRTPFILRFSIAFTALIIIAGLIVINTGIPGAPRNAPLDKTLGQDDFTLDMYGWRKSQVLIDSLLTAKVREGSLNPDYQFLQVNWFNGAHVDFYIARPVRKNTLVLGPLKNIHQFYWINQHHDWDSVSDYCMVTNSREYQALDQLPPFFLTAAHHTDTLAVRRGGAVAEAVFVTSFRNVPVDSVKAMVNKSYDEP; this is translated from the coding sequence ATGGAAAAAAAGGATGCCCAGCGCAAGGTGCTCATCGTCATGGTTTGCTCGTTGATCCTCCGAATCGTCGCCGCAAACATGACCGAATTGGGCAATGATGAAGTGTATTACGCGCTCTATCCCCGCTATCCCGATTGGAGCTACTTCGACCATCCGGCCATGATCGCCTGGGTCGTCCGGCTCCTCAACGGCGGGCACCTCGCCTCCACCGCCTGGGCCATGCGCCTGCCCGCCCTCGTCTTCGGGACCATCAACCTCTACCTGGCTTTTCTCCTGGGATCGGCCCTGCGCAGCCCGCGTTGCGGTTTTTATGCCACCCTGCTCTACGCTTCTTCGCTTTACGTGTCGGTCATCTGCGGCGTATTCATCCTCCCCGACACCGCCCAATCCTTTTTCTGGCTCCTGTCGCTGCTCTGCCTCGTCCGGATTTTTGGAAAAGCCCCCAGGGCCTATTGGCTTCTTTTCGGCCTTTTCGCCGGGCTATCCGTCCTATCCAAATACCACGGCGTCTTCCTTTGGGCAGGCGCGGGTCTCTACATCCTCCTCCGCGAAAGAAAAGAGCTCGCCAACCCCTACGTCTACCTCGGCGGACTCATCACCATCGCTTGTTTCGCCCCGATCATATACTGGAACCAACACCACGGCTGGGCGTCCTTCGTCTACCACGGCCACCGCACCCTAAGCCACCAGGCCCTCATCAATTGGGACAACCTCCTCCAGCAGGTCTTAGGCGAGTTCTTCTACAACGGCCTCCCCGTCGTGGCCCTTATTTTTATCGCCTTCTTTGCATTCCGTCGCCATCCCTACCTGGAAAAAAAGCAATTTGTCTTCCTGCTGTGCATGAGCTTGCCGCTGATCATCTTCGTCTGGGTCCTTAGCACGCAACGTGAAACGTTGCCCCACTGGACCGGACCTTCTTATTTGTCGCTGATGCTCCTGCCAGCCGCCTGGCTGGATGCCTGCGTCGACGCGCGGGCACGCCGCACTCCCTTCATCCTCCGGTTCAGCATCGCCTTCACCGCGCTGATCATTATCGCCGGCCTCATCGTCATCAACACCGGTATCCCCGGCGCCCCGCGCAACGCCCCCCTCGACAAAACCCTCGGCCAGGACGACTTCACGCTCGACATGTACGGTTGGCGCAAAAGCCAGGTTCTCATCGACAGCCTCCTCACCGCCAAGGTCCGCGAAGGGTCTCTCAACCCCGATTACCAATTCCTGCAAGTCAACTGGTTCAACGGCGCCCACGTCGACTTTTATATCGCCCGGCCCGTCCGGAAAAACACCCTCGTCCTCGGCCCCCTCAAAAACATCCACCAATTTTATTGGATCAACCAACACCACGACTGGGACAGCGTCAGCGACTACTGCATGGTCACCAACAGCCGCGAATACCAGGCCCTGGACCAACTCCCGCCTTTCTTCCTGACCGCCGCCCACCACACAGACACGCTGGCCGTCCGCCGCGGCGGCGCCGTAGCCGAAGCCGTTTTCGTCACGTCCTTCCGCAACGTGCCGGTCGATTCCGTAAAAGCAATGGTAAATAAGTCGTACGACGAGCCCTAA
- a CDS encoding bifunctional 4-hydroxy-2-oxoglutarate aldolase/2-dehydro-3-deoxy-phosphogluconate aldolase translates to MHSILQKIKTQGLLPLYFHPDPAVCEAVMRALYEAGIRVVEFTNRGEQALENFAHLRHIRDREWKDLTLGIGTIKTGEQARHYIAEGADFLISPGFVPEVGAVAAQHNQFWVPGCMTPTEIIAAENMGATFVKLFPGNLLGPAFVSAVRELFPGLAFMPTGGAEPERANLEAWFKAGVAGVGMGSRLISAAVLQEKAYAKITEQTRMVLELIREIRAAR, encoded by the coding sequence ATGCATAGCATCCTCCAGAAGATAAAGACGCAAGGGCTGCTGCCCCTTTACTTCCACCCCGACCCCGCCGTCTGCGAAGCCGTGATGCGCGCCCTGTACGAGGCCGGTATCCGTGTCGTGGAATTCACCAACCGGGGCGAACAGGCCCTGGAGAACTTTGCACACCTCCGCCATATCCGGGACCGCGAATGGAAAGACCTGACCCTGGGGATCGGTACGATCAAGACGGGCGAACAAGCCCGCCATTATATCGCCGAGGGCGCCGACTTCCTCATCTCCCCCGGCTTCGTGCCCGAGGTAGGGGCCGTCGCCGCCCAACACAACCAATTCTGGGTCCCCGGTTGTATGACGCCAACCGAGATCATTGCTGCGGAAAACATGGGCGCCACCTTTGTCAAGCTTTTCCCGGGGAACCTGCTGGGGCCCGCCTTTGTCAGCGCCGTACGCGAACTTTTCCCGGGACTTGCCTTTATGCCCACGGGTGGGGCCGAGCCGGAACGTGCCAACCTCGAAGCCTGGTTCAAGGCGGGGGTTGCGGGCGTCGGCATGGGGAGCCGGCTTATCAGCGCGGCGGTACTTCAGGAGAAGGCGTATGCCAAGATTACGGAGCAGACGCGGATGGTGTTGGAATTGATTCGGGAGATCAGGGCGGCGCGTTAG
- a CDS encoding sugar kinase: MTSSIVVSFGEILLRMSPMLEGRWLSDASMPVYVGGAEANVACALASWGQPVAYCTAMPDHYLGREMAAYLESRGVDTTPVLWTGNRVGAYYLPQGSDLQHAGVIYDRAHSSFAGLGPGMIDWDLVLQDAGWFHFSAISPALTPSVAALCREGLEAATRKGVRISVDLNYRSKLWQYGVSPVSVMPGLVEYCDLVMGNLWAAESLLGIPVDKDVHQDGNKQRYLDHSVATSEAILRRFPRCGRVAHTFRFEKVAEGLRYYATLFERERAAAAGSAAHGTASAAGRLHVSREFRTDAVVDKVGSGDCFMGGLIYASLQGWDPQQTIDFAAAAAIGKLQEKGDATHQTVSQVRTTIERHA, encoded by the coding sequence ATGACCTCATCGATCGTCGTTTCTTTTGGAGAAATCCTCCTGCGCATGTCTCCCATGCTGGAAGGACGCTGGCTGTCTGACGCCAGCATGCCCGTCTACGTGGGGGGAGCCGAAGCCAACGTTGCCTGTGCCCTGGCCAGCTGGGGGCAGCCCGTGGCGTATTGCACCGCCATGCCCGACCACTACCTGGGCCGGGAAATGGCCGCCTACCTGGAATCCCGGGGCGTCGACACCACCCCCGTTTTGTGGACGGGGAATCGCGTCGGGGCCTACTACCTCCCGCAAGGGTCTGACCTGCAACACGCCGGCGTTATCTATGACCGGGCCCACTCCTCCTTTGCCGGGCTGGGTCCGGGCATGATCGACTGGGACCTGGTGCTGCAGGATGCAGGCTGGTTTCACTTCAGCGCCATCAGCCCGGCGCTCACGCCCTCCGTGGCCGCCCTTTGCCGTGAGGGCCTGGAGGCCGCCACCCGCAAAGGGGTCCGGATCTCCGTCGACCTGAATTACCGCTCCAAGCTTTGGCAATACGGGGTTTCCCCCGTTTCGGTCATGCCCGGGCTTGTCGAATACTGCGACCTCGTCATGGGGAACCTCTGGGCAGCGGAAAGCCTGCTGGGGATTCCTGTCGACAAGGACGTTCACCAGGATGGGAACAAACAGCGATACCTGGATCATTCCGTGGCGACCTCGGAGGCTATCCTGCGGCGGTTTCCGCGGTGCGGGCGCGTGGCACACACCTTCCGGTTTGAGAAAGTGGCCGAAGGGCTGCGGTACTATGCCACGTTGTTCGAGCGCGAGCGTGCCGCGGCTGCGGGCAGCGCCGCTCACGGCACCGCTTCTGCCGCCGGCCGTTTGCACGTCTCGCGGGAGTTCCGCACCGACGCTGTCGTCGACAAGGTCGGCAGCGGAGACTGCTTTATGGGCGGCCTGATTTATGCCAGCCTCCAGGGCTGGGACCCCCAGCAGACCATCGACTTTGCAGCCGCCGCGGCCATCGGCAAGCTCCAGGAAAAAGGCGACGCCACCCATCAAACCGTTTCACAAGTACGCACAACGATTGAACGTCATGCATAG
- the uxaC gene encoding glucuronate isomerase, whose protein sequence is MQFLDDDFLLNTKTARQLYHEYASALPIIDYHCHLSPALIASDHRFANLTEAWLAGDHYKWRAMRANGVSEDFCTGDRPDAEKFARWAETVPYTLRNPLYHWTHLELQRYFGVREVLNPSSAARIYEACTGLLQTPEFSVRSLLTRMKVEVVCTTDDPADTLSDHKALAASGFTTRVLPAFRPDNALLVDNPPAFNQYLSRLEKAANISITTYGDLLDALKHRHDFFAVNGCTVSDHGLEEMYADHFDPSTVIRVFDQVRLGQLPSLEERRQFKSALLLQLAEWDHEKGWVQQYHLGALRNNNSRKWRELGPDTGWDSIGDFPQGKALARFLDRLDTNDRLAKTILYNLNPADNALMATMIGNFNDGSFPGKIQFGSAWWFLDQKDGMTQQINALSNMGLLSRFVGMLTDSRSFLSFPRHEYFRRILCRLFGEEVENGELPQDLPWIGKVVSDICYHNAKHYFGFL, encoded by the coding sequence ATGCAGTTTCTGGACGATGACTTCCTATTGAATACCAAGACGGCACGACAACTGTATCATGAATACGCCAGCGCGTTGCCGATCATTGATTATCATTGCCACCTTTCCCCCGCCCTGATCGCTTCCGACCATCGTTTTGCCAACCTCACGGAGGCCTGGCTGGCCGGAGACCATTACAAATGGAGGGCGATGCGTGCGAACGGTGTATCCGAGGACTTTTGCACAGGAGACCGTCCGGACGCGGAAAAATTTGCGCGTTGGGCAGAGACGGTGCCCTATACGCTCCGCAATCCTCTTTATCACTGGACCCACCTGGAACTACAGCGATACTTCGGTGTACGGGAGGTGCTTAATCCATCGAGCGCCGCCCGTATTTATGAGGCCTGCACCGGTTTGCTCCAAACCCCCGAATTCTCGGTGCGTTCGCTGCTGACCCGGATGAAGGTGGAAGTGGTTTGTACCACGGACGATCCGGCCGACACCCTTTCGGATCATAAGGCGCTTGCCGCCTCGGGTTTTACGACCCGGGTCCTGCCGGCCTTCCGGCCCGACAATGCCTTGCTCGTCGACAACCCGCCTGCGTTCAACCAATACCTTTCGCGGTTGGAGAAGGCGGCCAATATATCCATCACCACGTATGGGGACCTGCTGGATGCATTGAAGCACCGGCACGACTTCTTTGCCGTGAACGGTTGTACGGTCTCCGACCATGGGTTAGAGGAGATGTATGCCGATCATTTTGACCCCTCCACTGTGATCCGTGTGTTCGACCAGGTCCGGTTGGGGCAGCTGCCTTCTTTAGAAGAGCGCCGCCAGTTCAAATCGGCCTTGCTCCTGCAACTGGCCGAGTGGGACCACGAGAAGGGATGGGTACAACAATACCATCTTGGTGCCCTGCGGAACAACAACTCCAGGAAGTGGAGGGAACTGGGACCGGACACGGGCTGGGATTCGATCGGCGACTTTCCGCAAGGGAAGGCGCTGGCACGCTTCCTGGACAGGCTCGATACCAACGACCGGCTGGCGAAGACCATCTTGTATAACCTCAACCCGGCGGACAACGCCCTTATGGCGACGATGATCGGGAACTTCAACGACGGTTCTTTCCCTGGAAAAATCCAGTTCGGGTCCGCCTGGTGGTTCCTCGACCAGAAGGATGGGATGACGCAACAGATCAACGCCCTTTCCAATATGGGGCTGCTCAGCCGTTTTGTCGGCATGCTCACCGATTCGCGCAGCTTTTTGTCTTTCCCCCGGCACGAATACTTCCGCAGGATTCTTTGCCGCCTTTTCGGGGAAGAGGTGGAAAACGGCGAACTGCCCCAGGACCTTCCCTGGATCGGAAAAGTCGTCAGCGATATATGTTACCATAACGCGAAGCACTACTTCGGATTTCTATGA
- a CDS encoding RNA polymerase sigma factor, with protein sequence MQTAMIPDDASLVHALQQGSQEAFSEIYRRYSRMVFIQAFKKVGVREVAEDILQEVFSALWTGKATLQPDKSLKAYLLGIVRFKVIDYYRLTALRLRHLDSLTHLMDQPEAPLQDALYAKEQEKTLHTHIQSLSDSVRTIFLLSRYDGLSIDDISQKLQLSNQTVRNQISKALKTLRLKWEE encoded by the coding sequence ATGCAAACTGCTATGATACCGGATGACGCCTCATTGGTGCACGCCCTGCAACAAGGGAGCCAGGAGGCTTTTTCCGAGATCTACCGCCGCTACAGCCGCATGGTGTTTATCCAGGCCTTCAAAAAAGTGGGCGTCCGTGAAGTGGCCGAAGACATCCTCCAGGAAGTATTCTCCGCCCTTTGGACCGGGAAAGCGACCCTCCAGCCCGACAAGTCCCTAAAAGCCTACCTGCTGGGCATCGTCCGGTTCAAGGTGATCGATTATTACCGGCTCACCGCCCTTCGTCTCCGTCACCTTGATTCCCTGACCCACCTGATGGACCAGCCGGAGGCACCCCTGCAAGATGCCCTTTACGCCAAAGAACAGGAAAAAACCCTCCACACCCACATCCAGTCGCTTTCTGACAGCGTCCGCACCATCTTCCTCCTGAGCCGCTACGATGGTTTGTCTATAGACGACATCTCTCAGAAGCTCCAACTTTCCAACCAAACCGTGCGCAACCAGATCTCCAAAGCGCTCAAAACCCTCCGGCTTAAATGGGAGGAATAA
- a CDS encoding FecR family protein: MQIDELAALLKRYHEDRCTPEERKIVEEWYESLSGSEPAPEEKEVESSLEKVWARLRETTAGGAPGGEMEAGSEAAPVRRLVPFNRRTTRRVMEIAAAVLLLAGVYTLAKRTGTTKEAPEDTVLIATVPGEVKQLTLPDGSRVTVNASSRLAYAKSFKTRQVRLMTGEAFFEVTKDQNRPFTVETKGINTRVLGTSFNIRSYDRDTATVIALVTGKVSVDETTTLDPGDELTVNKSGNKLKTRFDDEKNITAWEQKAMYFRDASFEDIAFDIANTYNVTLVNASSKKHWSYTGFFEHESIWEIVRTICITEHLDFRSDQGRIILINKN; encoded by the coding sequence ATGCAGATAGATGAGCTGGCCGCTTTGCTAAAGAGGTACCACGAGGACCGGTGCACACCCGAAGAGCGGAAGATCGTCGAGGAATGGTACGAAAGCCTTTCCGGAAGCGAGCCGGCGCCAGAGGAAAAAGAAGTCGAATCCAGCCTGGAAAAGGTGTGGGCGCGGCTGCGTGAAACCACGGCCGGCGGGGCCCCAGGCGGCGAAATGGAGGCCGGCAGCGAAGCAGCGCCGGTGCGCAGGCTCGTCCCGTTCAACCGCCGCACCACGCGCCGCGTAATGGAGATCGCCGCCGCCGTCCTGCTGCTGGCCGGCGTTTACACGCTGGCAAAGCGGACAGGAACCACCAAGGAGGCGCCCGAGGACACCGTCCTCATCGCCACCGTCCCCGGCGAGGTAAAACAACTCACCCTGCCCGACGGCTCGCGCGTCACCGTCAACGCGTCCAGCCGCCTGGCGTACGCAAAAAGCTTCAAAACCCGGCAGGTCCGCCTGATGACCGGCGAAGCATTTTTCGAGGTAACGAAAGATCAAAACCGGCCGTTTACCGTGGAGACAAAAGGAATAAATACCCGGGTCCTGGGCACCTCCTTCAACATCCGCTCCTATGACAGGGACACCGCCACCGTCATCGCGCTCGTCACGGGAAAGGTATCCGTTGACGAAACCACGACCTTGGATCCGGGCGACGAATTAACAGTGAACAAAAGCGGCAACAAGCTTAAGACCCGCTTCGACGACGAGAAAAACATCACCGCCTGGGAGCAAAAGGCCATGTATTTCCGGGACGCCTCCTTCGAGGACATCGCCTTCGACATCGCCAATACGTACAACGTCACGCTGGTCAACGCCAGCAGCAAAAAGCACTGGAGCTATACCGGCTTTTTCGAACACGAAAGCATCTGGGAAATCGTCCGCACCATCTGTATTACCGAGCACCTGGATTTCCGATCGGACCAGGGCCGCATCATACTGATCAATAAAAATTAA
- a CDS encoding SusC/RagA family TonB-linked outer membrane protein → MRKSSAPPGKRPGWGGIVLFSLFCIYALSARGSQGQADIRITLNHQPAEKAFRLIEKQTRLTFHFDKTEINPGQVVTLHFDKAPLSTVLEALSRQTGWVFQQRGDKILVLGKDTPLPPEELSVLPPGIVKGRVTDVSGTPLQGVTIQIQGTMTGVQTDADGRFSINVASGTTLIVTYVGYETQEVKVTGADLALVMKDIHKVLNEVVVTALGIKRQAKELGYSTARVGNAELNETKQTNLATELSGKVSGLQINTIDNSVNPTTRLVLRGNRSFLGNNQALLIVDGVPVDLNYINYINPNDVDNVTVLKGANAAALYGSDASNGVLIINTKKGSQGKPSITVSSTITQERVAYLPELQNEFGPHAGEYQQGYALFTDYNGNRLYIPFEQQAQGPAFNGDTVLIGFPQRDGSVLTGPYKAYPHAKYDFFNKGYTWQNDISYSSGDDKGSFYLSVQDVNTKGIVPDDQSRRTGFRFNGNRTYGKFTATIGLAYNQFQVSQDGDWADTYFSVMGFPPNIDLPAFKDVNNYVDASINGFPIPYSLNPYWYINNSRDNVTSHNLVSNADLTYRVTPWLTATYRVGMNLFVGDGKLTTADKSYSNDAILYNNLSFSGDNYVAFPPAPPAVTDSFGIRTNLNTTTMVSADKTFGDFSGKLILGYTTNSAYERTSIQSSSSLAFAGFYNIGSGTQSPLVGDYRQTIRTTGAFADLTLGYKEYLFIHGSVRRDQSSLLAEQFRTFYYPGVDAAFIPTEALPWLKDNKILSFAKLRASFTKVGNINIPPYSLANTYVLSTTPNNGFPFTSTGTTSYAINQTIYNPLLKPEFTTAREVGAELGFLRNRVNVQVAYYNEKTTNQTVPVQVSPVSGYNIQYINVGEMNSKGFEADLNLTPLVRFGSFRWNAGANLSVVTNRVVSLLPGTSELNIGTSSGAKGTVTNDYAIVGQAYPYLKVIDWARDPQGHVIVDPVTGLPSQDPNPRPFGQLNPTTTLGLNTSFQYKGFTLSAVAEFRTGNVVFNNEPYIDEFGLTPRSAASGHQRFVYPNSVIETAPGKYVPNTTTTINDIFLFWGQNGFAYLPPSMFVSSAAFWKVREISLAYDIPASVLHKARVIRKATVTLVGRNLFTWRPKDNIWTDPEFNDDNSNAVGQNSTSQPPPVRSFGANLTLVF, encoded by the coding sequence ATGAGAAAATCATCGGCCCCCCCGGGAAAGCGACCCGGATGGGGAGGGATCGTTCTGTTCTCGCTTTTCTGCATCTACGCGCTGTCCGCCAGGGGCAGCCAGGGTCAGGCGGACATCCGCATCACACTCAACCACCAACCGGCGGAAAAGGCGTTCCGCCTGATCGAAAAACAAACCCGCCTCACTTTCCACTTTGACAAAACGGAGATCAACCCCGGCCAGGTCGTGACCCTGCACTTCGACAAGGCACCGCTGAGCACCGTCCTGGAAGCCCTTTCCCGCCAGACCGGCTGGGTGTTTCAGCAAAGGGGCGACAAAATCCTGGTCCTGGGAAAGGATACCCCGCTTCCCCCGGAGGAACTGTCGGTGCTGCCCCCCGGTATCGTCAAGGGCAGGGTCACCGATGTGTCCGGTACACCCCTTCAGGGGGTGACCATCCAGATACAGGGGACCATGACAGGGGTGCAAACCGACGCCGACGGGCGTTTTTCCATCAATGTCGCCAGCGGCACCACGCTGATCGTCACGTACGTAGGTTACGAAACCCAGGAAGTGAAAGTGACCGGTGCGGACCTGGCACTGGTCATGAAGGACATCCATAAAGTCCTCAACGAAGTGGTGGTCACGGCCCTTGGCATCAAACGCCAGGCAAAGGAGCTGGGATACTCCACTGCCCGGGTCGGGAACGCGGAGCTCAACGAAACCAAACAAACCAACCTCGCCACCGAGTTGTCCGGCAAAGTATCCGGTCTCCAGATCAACACCATCGACAACAGCGTCAACCCCACCACCCGCCTGGTGCTCCGGGGGAACCGGTCTTTCTTAGGCAACAACCAGGCCCTGCTGATCGTCGACGGGGTCCCGGTGGATTTGAACTATATCAACTACATCAACCCGAACGATGTCGACAACGTCACCGTGCTGAAGGGCGCCAACGCCGCCGCCCTGTACGGTTCCGATGCCTCCAACGGGGTGCTGATCATCAACACCAAAAAGGGGAGCCAGGGCAAGCCATCCATTACGGTGAGCTCCACCATCACACAGGAGCGCGTGGCCTACCTTCCCGAGCTGCAAAACGAATTCGGACCGCACGCCGGAGAATACCAGCAGGGTTATGCGCTTTTTACCGACTATAACGGGAACCGGCTCTACATTCCCTTCGAGCAACAAGCCCAGGGTCCCGCGTTTAACGGTGACACGGTCCTGATCGGCTTCCCGCAACGGGACGGGAGCGTCCTGACGGGGCCCTATAAAGCCTACCCCCACGCCAAGTATGATTTCTTCAACAAGGGATACACCTGGCAAAACGACATTTCTTATTCTTCAGGCGACGACAAAGGTTCCTTCTACCTGTCCGTCCAGGACGTCAACACCAAAGGCATCGTCCCCGACGATCAATCCCGGCGGACGGGCTTCCGGTTTAACGGGAACCGCACCTATGGAAAGTTCACCGCCACCATCGGCCTGGCGTATAACCAGTTCCAGGTCAGCCAGGACGGCGACTGGGCGGACACCTATTTCAGCGTCATGGGTTTTCCCCCGAACATCGACCTGCCCGCCTTTAAGGACGTCAACAATTATGTAGACGCCTCGATCAACGGGTTCCCCATCCCCTACTCCCTGAATCCCTACTGGTATATCAACAACAGCCGGGACAACGTCACCAGCCACAACCTGGTCAGCAACGCGGACCTGACGTACCGCGTCACGCCCTGGCTGACCGCCACCTACCGGGTAGGCATGAACCTGTTTGTGGGTGACGGCAAGCTGACCACTGCGGACAAATCCTATTCAAACGACGCCATCCTGTACAACAACCTTTCCTTTAGCGGAGACAACTATGTCGCCTTTCCCCCGGCACCGCCCGCGGTCACCGATAGTTTTGGCATCCGGACCAACCTGAACACCACCACCATGGTCAGCGCGGATAAGACCTTTGGAGACTTTTCCGGAAAGCTCATCCTGGGCTATACCACCAACAGCGCCTACGAGCGGACGTCCATACAAAGCAGCTCTTCTCTGGCTTTCGCCGGGTTTTACAATATCGGGAGCGGGACCCAGTCCCCCCTGGTGGGAGACTACCGCCAGACCATCCGGACGACGGGCGCCTTTGCGGACCTCACCCTGGGGTATAAGGAATACCTTTTTATCCACGGCTCCGTGCGCCGCGATCAAAGCTCGCTCCTGGCCGAACAGTTCCGGACCTTTTACTATCCGGGAGTGGATGCCGCCTTTATTCCCACCGAAGCACTGCCGTGGCTAAAGGACAACAAAATCCTGTCCTTCGCCAAGCTGCGCGCCAGCTTTACCAAGGTAGGGAACATCAATATCCCACCCTATTCGCTGGCCAACACGTACGTCTTGTCCACCACGCCCAACAATGGTTTCCCATTCACCAGTACCGGGACCACGAGCTACGCCATCAACCAGACCATCTATAACCCCTTGCTAAAACCGGAATTTACAACCGCCAGAGAGGTCGGTGCGGAGTTGGGGTTCCTCCGGAACCGGGTCAATGTCCAGGTAGCATATTACAACGAAAAAACCACCAACCAAACGGTACCCGTCCAGGTGTCCCCCGTCTCCGGCTACAACATCCAATACATCAATGTCGGCGAGATGAACAGCAAGGGATTCGAAGCCGACCTGAACCTCACGCCCCTCGTCCGCTTCGGCAGCTTCCGCTGGAATGCGGGGGCCAACCTGAGCGTGGTCACCAACCGGGTCGTTAGCCTGCTCCCGGGGACCAGCGAGCTCAATATCGGCACCTCCTCCGGGGCCAAGGGAACCGTCACCAACGACTATGCCATCGTGGGTCAGGCCTATCCGTATCTAAAGGTCATCGACTGGGCACGCGATCCGCAGGGACACGTGATCGTTGACCCGGTCACCGGTCTACCCAGCCAGGATCCCAATCCCCGTCCGTTCGGTCAGCTCAATCCCACAACCACCCTCGGTCTCAACACCTCGTTTCAATACAAAGGGTTCACGCTGTCGGCGGTGGCAGAGTTCCGGACGGGGAACGTTGTCTTTAACAACGAACCCTATATCGACGAATTCGGGCTCACCCCCCGTTCGGCGGCGTCCGGCCATCAGCGCTTTGTTTACCCGAATTCCGTCATCGAGACAGCACCAGGCAAGTATGTGCCGAATACCACGACGACCATCAACGACATCTTCCTGTTCTGGGGACAAAACGGCTTTGCATACCTGCCTCCTTCGATGTTCGTGAGCAGCGCCGCCTTTTGGAAGGTGAGGGAAATTTCCCTGGCCTATGACATCCCCGCCTCCGTTTTGCACAAGGCCCGGGTCATCCGCAAGGCCACAGTCACCCTGGTGGGCCGGAACCTGTTTACCTGGAGGCCAAAGGACAATATCTGGACAGACCCCGAGTTCAACGACGACAACTCCAATGCCGTGGGCCAGAACTCAACGTCCCAGCCCCCGCCGGTGCGCAGTTTCGGTGCCAACCTTACCCTCGTTTTTTAA